The following are encoded together in the Flavobacterium sp. TR2 genome:
- a CDS encoding M20/M25/M40 family metallo-hydrolase: protein MRKLYFLLPLIFLACKSGTSTTNEKEVKADSKTVEISYKVKENEISDFLKYLSSDELEGRETGTKGIEKAAIFLEDFLKKNKIKPYFKTYRDTLTNFESPAFNIVGVIEGIDPELKKEFVVLSAHYDHIGIEKKDQADKINNGANDDASGVTSVAAMAKYFSETKSNKRSILIVFFAGEEKGLLGSKSLVEKLKKQNFNLYTQLNIEMIGVPMKRDYLAYITGYDKSNMAQKINEYTGKNTIGFLPKEAEYQLFYRSDNYSFFQAFGKPCQSISTFDFENFDFYHHVSDEFKVMDIPHITAFTQELLPAVTKIAVSPTQEITMIK, encoded by the coding sequence ATGAGAAAACTATATTTCTTGCTTCCCCTTATTTTTTTAGCGTGCAAATCGGGAACTTCAACAACAAATGAAAAAGAAGTAAAAGCAGATTCAAAAACAGTAGAAATCAGCTATAAAGTAAAGGAAAATGAAATCTCAGATTTTTTAAAATATCTTTCTTCTGATGAATTGGAAGGGCGTGAAACAGGAACTAAAGGAATTGAAAAAGCGGCCATTTTTCTGGAAGATTTTTTAAAGAAAAATAAAATCAAACCCTATTTTAAAACTTATCGAGATACTTTGACAAATTTTGAATCTCCTGCTTTTAATATTGTTGGAGTTATTGAAGGGATAGATCCTGAACTTAAAAAAGAATTTGTGGTATTGAGCGCGCATTACGATCATATTGGTATTGAGAAAAAAGATCAGGCTGATAAAATTAATAATGGGGCAAATGATGATGCTTCGGGGGTAACTTCTGTTGCGGCAATGGCGAAGTATTTTAGTGAAACCAAATCAAATAAAAGAAGTATTTTAATTGTATTCTTTGCAGGAGAAGAAAAAGGATTGTTAGGGTCTAAAAGTTTGGTGGAGAAATTAAAAAAACAAAATTTCAATCTTTATACGCAATTAAATATTGAGATGATTGGCGTGCCGATGAAACGAGATTATCTGGCTTACATTACAGGTTACGACAAATCGAATATGGCGCAAAAAATAAACGAGTACACTGGAAAAAACACTATTGGATTTTTGCCAAAAGAAGCAGAATATCAATTATTCTACCGTTCTGACAATTATTCATTCTTTCAAGCTTTTGGAAAACCATGCCAATCCATAAGCACTTTTGATTTTGAAAATTTTGATTTTTATCACCATGTTTCAGATGAATTTAAAGTAATGGATATTCCTCATATTACTGCATTCACACAAGAATTATTGCCAGCCGTGACAAAAATTGCTGTTTCGCCGACACAAGAAATAACCATGATTAAATAA
- a CDS encoding acyl-CoA dehydrogenase, which produces MDFNLTEEHLMIQQAARDFAQNELLPGVIERDEKQIFPTEQIKKMGELGFMGMMVDPKYGGSGLDAVSYVIAMEEISKVDASASVVMSVNNSLVCWGLQEFGTEEQKQKYLPGLASGEIHGAFCLSEPEAGSDATSQKTTAVDMGDHYLVNGTKNWITNGNTASVYLVIAQTHPELKHKGINALIMTKDMPGFSIGPKEQKMGIRGSDTHSLMFSDVKVPKENRIGEDGFGFKFAMKTLAGGRIGIASQALGIASGAYELALKYSKERKAFGTEICNHQAIAFKLADMAVNIEAARHLCMKAAWDKDQHKNYDVSGAMAKLFASQVAMDTTVEAVQIHGGNGYVKEYHVERLMRDAKITQIYEGTSEIQKIVISRAVIAG; this is translated from the coding sequence ATGGATTTTAATCTTACCGAAGAACATTTAATGATTCAGCAGGCAGCAAGAGATTTTGCTCAAAATGAATTATTGCCGGGAGTTATTGAACGTGACGAAAAACAAATTTTTCCAACTGAGCAGATCAAGAAAATGGGTGAGCTTGGATTTATGGGAATGATGGTTGATCCTAAATATGGAGGAAGCGGTCTAGACGCTGTTTCTTATGTTATTGCAATGGAGGAAATCTCTAAAGTTGATGCTTCTGCTTCTGTTGTAATGTCGGTAAACAATTCATTAGTTTGCTGGGGATTGCAAGAATTTGGGACAGAAGAACAAAAGCAAAAATATCTTCCAGGTCTAGCTTCTGGAGAAATTCACGGTGCGTTTTGCTTAAGCGAACCTGAAGCGGGAAGTGATGCTACTTCTCAAAAAACTACTGCAGTTGATATGGGTGACCACTATTTGGTTAATGGTACAAAAAACTGGATTACAAACGGAAATACTGCATCTGTATATTTGGTAATTGCGCAAACTCATCCAGAATTAAAGCACAAAGGAATCAACGCTTTGATTATGACGAAAGATATGCCAGGTTTCTCAATTGGCCCGAAAGAGCAAAAAATGGGAATCCGCGGTTCTGATACGCACTCTTTAATGTTTTCTGATGTGAAAGTTCCAAAAGAAAACAGAATCGGTGAGGATGGTTTCGGATTTAAATTTGCAATGAAAACACTTGCTGGAGGTAGAATTGGTATCGCCTCTCAAGCTTTAGGAATTGCTTCTGGAGCTTATGAATTGGCTCTGAAATATTCTAAAGAGCGTAAAGCTTTCGGAACAGAGATTTGCAACCATCAGGCAATTGCTTTCAAATTGGCAGATATGGCTGTGAATATTGAAGCAGCTCGTCATTTATGCATGAAAGCAGCTTGGGATAAAGACCAGCATAAAAACTACGACGTGAGCGGTGCAATGGCTAAACTTTTTGCTTCGCAGGTTGCAATGGATACTACAGTTGAAGCTGTTCAGATTCATGGAGGCAACGGATATGTAAAAGAATATCATGTAGAGCGTTTAATGCGTGATGCCAAAATTACTCAGATTTACGAAGGAACTTCTGAAATTCAGAAAATTGTAATCTCTAGAGCGGTTATTGCAGGATAA
- a CDS encoding chalcone isomerase family protein: MKKILLLLTVLLSLQFSTVSAQTQIDVNGVTVPRKIEFQGKSLQLNGAGGRSKMWLEVYVQALYLSQLTQDPQFIIDSDTEMAVRIEITSSMVSSNKLTKAMNTGFEKSAGANLEQLRPRIEQLKTYLSDAITEKDVFILAYNPLDQNVYVSKNEVLKGKIPGFDFKKALFGIWLSDKPVDETLKKHLLGQ, from the coding sequence ATGAAAAAGATTTTACTTTTACTGACAGTCCTTTTAAGTTTGCAATTTTCTACTGTTTCAGCCCAAACTCAAATTGATGTTAATGGCGTGACAGTTCCTAGAAAAATAGAATTTCAAGGCAAGTCATTGCAATTAAATGGAGCAGGCGGAAGATCAAAAATGTGGTTAGAAGTTTATGTTCAGGCATTGTATTTATCTCAATTAACTCAAGATCCGCAATTCATTATTGATAGTGATACTGAAATGGCAGTTAGAATCGAAATTACTTCTTCTATGGTTTCTTCAAACAAACTGACAAAAGCAATGAATACAGGTTTTGAAAAATCTGCAGGTGCAAATCTTGAGCAATTGCGCCCGAGAATCGAGCAGCTAAAAACCTATTTAAGTGACGCTATTACAGAAAAAGATGTTTTTATTTTAGCATACAATCCTTTAGACCAAAATGTTTACGTAAGCAAAAATGAAGTGCTAAAAGGAAAAATTCCTGGATTTGATTTCAAAAAAGCATTGTTCGGAATCTGGCTTTCTGACAAACCAGTAGACGAAACTTTGAAAAAACACTTATTAGGACAATAA
- a CDS encoding Glu/Leu/Phe/Val dehydrogenase dimerization domain-containing protein: MKDLLQQFENKAPEIVFNWKDSETEAEGWTVINSLRGGAAGGGTRMRKGLDMNEVLSLAKTMEVKFSVSGPAIGGAKSGINFDPNDPRKKGVLQRWYKAVSPLLKSYYGTGGDLNVDEIHEVIPMTEECGVWHPQEGVFNGHFKPTDADKINRIGQLRQGVIKVIENPKFSPDVTRKYTVADMITGFGVAEAVRHFYTTYGGDIKGKKAIVQGFGNVGSAAAFYLAEMGAKVIGIIDRDGGLIKEEGFSFEEIRTLFLNKDGNKLVADNMIPFEEINSKIWTIGAEIFTPCAASRLVTQAQIESLVANGLEVISCGANVPFADKEIFFGSIMEEVDSKVSLIPDFISNCGMARVFAYFMEKKVQMTDEAIFNDTSETIKNAIVKAHALNSSKTNISATAFEIALKQLV, from the coding sequence ATGAAAGATTTATTACAACAATTTGAAAACAAAGCACCTGAAATTGTTTTCAATTGGAAAGATTCAGAAACAGAAGCCGAAGGCTGGACTGTTATTAATTCACTTCGCGGAGGAGCTGCGGGTGGAGGAACGAGAATGAGAAAAGGCTTAGACATGAATGAAGTTTTGTCTCTAGCTAAAACAATGGAAGTTAAATTCTCTGTTTCAGGCCCTGCAATTGGAGGAGCTAAATCTGGAATAAATTTTGATCCAAACGATCCTCGCAAAAAAGGTGTTTTACAGCGCTGGTACAAAGCGGTTTCCCCATTATTAAAAAGCTACTATGGAACTGGAGGTGATTTGAATGTTGATGAGATTCATGAAGTGATTCCAATGACAGAAGAATGTGGTGTTTGGCATCCGCAGGAAGGGGTTTTTAACGGGCACTTTAAACCAACAGACGCTGATAAAATCAATAGAATCGGGCAATTGCGCCAAGGTGTAATTAAGGTTATCGAAAACCCAAAATTCTCACCAGACGTAACCAGAAAATATACAGTTGCTGATATGATTACTGGTTTTGGAGTTGCCGAAGCGGTACGTCATTTCTATACAACATATGGAGGAGACATTAAAGGAAAAAAAGCAATCGTGCAAGGTTTCGGAAACGTAGGTTCTGCCGCTGCTTTTTACTTAGCCGAAATGGGCGCAAAAGTTATCGGAATTATCGATCGTGATGGAGGATTAATTAAAGAAGAAGGTTTTTCTTTTGAAGAAATCAGAACTTTGTTTTTAAATAAAGACGGAAACAAATTAGTTGCCGACAATATGATTCCGTTTGAAGAAATCAATTCTAAGATCTGGACTATTGGGGCTGAGATTTTCACGCCTTGCGCAGCTTCAAGATTGGTAACTCAAGCTCAAATTGAAAGCTTAGTTGCAAACGGATTGGAAGTAATTTCATGTGGTGCCAATGTTCCTTTTGCTGATAAAGAGATTTTCTTCGGTTCTATCATGGAAGAAGTAGACAGCAAGGTAAGCTTGATTCCTGACTTTATTTCAAATTGCGGAATGGCGAGAGTTTTTGCTTATTTCATGGAGAAAAAAGTACAGATGACTGACGAGGCAATTTTTAATGATACTTCAGAGACTATTAAAAATGCAATTGTTAAAGCGCACGCTTTAAATTCATCCAAAACAAATATCAGTGCAACTGCTTTTGAGATTGCATTGAAACAGTTAGTGTAA
- a CDS encoding energy transducer TonB — MSSSISSDQKKSLLFTTAIYAVIILLLFFIRFWPPYNPENNVALADGGGGGGGVTVNFGDSDLGSGANYKSEVLDVKNNVKQAPAKATPEEEAIISQENTTADNDVVIPTKEKPKKPVPVEKPIQKPVPEKPKVSNSTNDALASIMKGSNKGGDGDDKAAGNKGKSNGSLNSNGYYGSGGSGGGTGGGNGTGNGIGTGSGYGAGSGGGSGGGSGYSLGNRKALSKPAPKYTCNEEGKVVVEVSVDQNGKTISATPGIKGTTNTAKCLLDQARIAAMNTKWESDSDAPAKQVGKIIYNFSLD, encoded by the coding sequence ATGAGTTCCTCAATTTCTTCAGATCAAAAGAAATCATTGCTATTCACGACAGCTATATATGCAGTAATCATTCTATTGCTGTTTTTCATACGTTTCTGGCCACCATACAATCCAGAGAATAATGTAGCTCTTGCAGATGGCGGCGGTGGCGGCGGTGGCGTAACAGTAAACTTTGGAGACAGCGATTTAGGTTCTGGCGCCAATTACAAAAGCGAAGTTCTGGATGTAAAAAACAACGTAAAACAAGCACCTGCAAAAGCAACTCCAGAAGAAGAAGCCATTATATCTCAAGAAAATACTACTGCAGATAATGATGTTGTAATTCCGACTAAAGAAAAGCCCAAAAAGCCTGTTCCTGTCGAAAAACCAATACAGAAACCTGTACCTGAAAAACCAAAAGTTTCAAACTCAACAAATGATGCATTAGCAAGCATTATGAAAGGTTCTAATAAAGGAGGTGACGGAGACGATAAAGCCGCAGGAAACAAAGGAAAATCAAACGGAAGCTTAAACTCTAACGGTTACTACGGAAGTGGCGGTTCTGGCGGAGGAACCGGAGGCGGTAACGGAACTGGGAATGGCATTGGAACAGGAAGCGGATATGGAGCCGGAAGCGGCGGCGGTTCTGGAGGAGGATCTGGATATTCTTTAGGAAATAGAAAAGCACTTTCTAAACCCGCACCAAAATATACTTGCAACGAAGAAGGAAAAGTCGTGGTTGAAGTAAGCGTGGACCAAAACGGGAAAACAATAAGCGCAACACCAGGAATTAAAGGAACAACAAATACAGCAAAATGCTTATTAGACCAAGCAAGAATCGCAGCGATGAATACAAAATGGGAGTCTGACAGCGATGCTCCTGCAAAACAAGTTGGAAAAATTATTTACAATTTTAGTTTGGACTAA
- a CDS encoding ExbD/TolR family protein: MSIKRKRRFHAEVATSSLSDIMFFLLLFFLIISTLANPNVIKMTLPKAKANEKTNKQLISLSVTEDKKFYIDKQEVAFENLETSLMSKIGTDKEQTVVVRIPFNLQVQDLVDVLQIGVKNNLKFVIATSPK; encoded by the coding sequence ATGTCTATTAAAAGAAAAAGAAGATTTCACGCTGAAGTAGCCACTTCATCTTTGAGCGATATCATGTTTTTCCTGCTGTTGTTTTTCTTAATTATTTCAACACTGGCAAACCCGAATGTGATTAAGATGACCTTGCCAAAAGCTAAAGCGAATGAAAAAACCAATAAGCAGTTGATTAGTTTATCGGTTACAGAAGATAAAAAGTTTTACATTGACAAACAAGAAGTAGCGTTTGAGAATCTAGAAACGAGTTTAATGTCTAAAATAGGAACAGATAAGGAGCAAACTGTCGTAGTTCGAATTCCGTTTAATCTGCAAGTTCAAGACTTGGTAGATGTTTTACAGATAGGAGTAAAGAATAATTTGAAATTTGTAATTGCAACAAGTCCGAAGTAA
- a CDS encoding MotA/TolQ/ExbB proton channel family protein produces MFSFIQLQTDTIANASNVVIEKIAEPQNEISMFGFIMKGGVFLIPIAILLFYTIYLIFERYMYISRASKIDSRLMQDIGEKLHSGNIELARTIVERNNTAAGNILKEGVLVIGRPIAEIEANMDRAADIEIGEMERHLGHLGLIAGIAPTLGFIGTISGVIKIFYSISVTENISIGNISGGLYEKMISSGSGLIVGIIAYSAYHLLNGKIDNFALKIQKQILEFVNIIQRA; encoded by the coding sequence ATGTTTAGTTTTATTCAGTTACAAACAGATACAATCGCAAATGCTTCAAATGTAGTGATCGAGAAGATTGCAGAACCGCAAAACGAAATTTCAATGTTTGGGTTCATTATGAAAGGGGGAGTGTTCTTAATTCCGATCGCGATTTTATTGTTTTACACTATTTATCTCATTTTTGAACGTTATATGTACATTAGCCGTGCGTCTAAAATTGACAGTCGATTAATGCAGGATATTGGTGAAAAATTGCATTCTGGAAATATTGAGTTGGCAAGAACAATTGTAGAAAGAAACAATACTGCAGCTGGAAATATTTTAAAAGAAGGTGTTCTAGTAATTGGAAGGCCAATTGCTGAAATTGAGGCCAACATGGATCGTGCTGCGGATATCGAGATTGGCGAAATGGAAAGACACTTAGGTCATCTTGGGCTTATTGCCGGTATTGCGCCAACGCTAGGTTTCATCGGAACGATTTCTGGGGTAATCAAAATTTTCTACAGTATTTCGGTTACCGAAAATATTAGTATTGGAAATATTTCTGGAGGTTTGTATGAAAAAATGATCAGTTCAGGTTCTGGATTAATTGTGGGTATTATTGCCTATAGTGCCTACCACTTATTGAACGGAAAGATTGATAATTTTGCTTTAAAAATTCAGAAACAGATTTTAGAATTTGTCAATATAATTCAAAGAGCATAA
- a CDS encoding bifunctional folylpolyglutamate synthase/dihydrofolate synthase: MNYQETTNWMFNQLPMYQLQGASAYKEDLTNIKLLAAHLGNPQNGLKCIHVAGTNGKGSTSHMLSSVLQEAGYKVGLYTSPHLKDFRERIKINGKEISEEFVIEFIAKHKSFFEANDMSFFEMSVGLAFDYFAAEKVDIAIIEVGLGGRLDATNIITPLVSVITNIGLDHIQFLGNTLKAIAGEKAGIIKPNIPVVIGEYTDETKPVFLAKAEENNAPISFASDLIDQIYLSDLIGDYQFHNKKTVQQTISILNNETDFKISTEQLKKGLLNVVKNTGLQGRWQQLGENPKIVCDTAHNKHGLSVVMNQLKNEKYEKLHIVLGVVNDKDLDSILPLFPKEAHYYFCHPNSSRALPAETLKNAAEKFSLIGEKYDSVAIAFAEATKNASKNDFIYVGGSTFVVAELPLN; the protein is encoded by the coding sequence ATGAACTATCAAGAGACTACCAATTGGATGTTTAATCAGCTTCCAATGTACCAATTGCAAGGTGCTTCTGCGTATAAAGAAGATTTAACAAATATCAAATTATTGGCAGCTCATCTTGGCAATCCTCAGAACGGCCTAAAATGCATTCACGTCGCAGGAACAAACGGAAAAGGCTCTACATCGCATATGCTTTCTTCTGTTCTTCAGGAAGCGGGCTACAAAGTGGGCTTATACACTTCGCCGCACTTGAAAGATTTTAGGGAAAGAATTAAAATAAACGGAAAAGAAATCTCCGAAGAATTTGTGATCGAATTCATCGCAAAACATAAATCTTTTTTTGAAGCTAATGACATGAGCTTCTTCGAAATGTCGGTTGGTCTGGCATTTGATTATTTTGCAGCCGAAAAAGTTGATATTGCCATTATCGAAGTGGGTCTTGGCGGAAGATTGGACGCAACCAATATTATTACGCCTTTGGTTTCGGTAATTACCAATATTGGTCTAGACCACATTCAGTTTTTAGGAAATACTCTAAAAGCCATTGCAGGAGAAAAAGCTGGAATTATAAAACCAAACATTCCTGTTGTTATTGGCGAATATACTGATGAAACCAAACCTGTATTTTTGGCTAAAGCCGAAGAAAACAATGCGCCGATATCTTTTGCTTCAGATTTGATTGATCAGATTTATTTGTCAGATTTAATTGGAGATTACCAGTTTCACAATAAAAAAACAGTTCAGCAGACAATTTCCATTCTAAATAACGAAACCGATTTTAAAATTTCGACCGAGCAATTAAAAAAAGGCTTACTGAATGTTGTAAAGAATACCGGTTTACAAGGAAGATGGCAGCAATTGGGAGAAAATCCTAAAATTGTTTGCGACACTGCGCACAACAAACACGGATTGTCGGTTGTAATGAATCAGCTAAAAAATGAAAAATACGAAAAGCTTCACATTGTTTTGGGAGTTGTAAATGATAAAGATCTGGATTCAATTTTGCCTTTATTCCCAAAAGAAGCACACTATTATTTCTGTCATCCAAATTCGTCACGAGCTTTACCTGCCGAAACTTTAAAAAATGCAGCTGAAAAATTCAGTTTGATTGGAGAAAAATATGATTCTGTAGCTATCGCTTTCGCGGAAGCAACGAAAAACGCCTCAAAAAACGATTTTATTTATGTTGGAGGAAGCACTTTTGTTGTTGCCGAATTGCCTTTGAACTAA
- a CDS encoding type VI secretion system Vgr family protein, translating into MSKFSEQVHIAINSFSQNIIYSDLKLSQKMADHHYFSFVWQYSGRAVIAPEDQAKAVAEHIGSEVIFTFKVNDIKLMSKGIIKSLKSVDLHGSPAGLHVTGISHTVVLSDMKKSRIFLNKTLQQIALEIFAEESSGEFYQREAIKPTLTKTFGCKPQYNETGFEFMKRLSARYGEWFYFDGMRMQFGQLKSSRVELIAGSSLHGFTYEANLVSSKISLGGYDYSSASNIRNSSLKTAAGSRDRFAISMGWNQDAITNSDLSVGAYTNNAQNKEEIEEMVRLQTAGSDANRIFYSGISYYPIGLGQVFVIHNKEIRHDLVAIEVVHHSEVNGNYRCEFRAIPSDVAAPHYTDVKAFAEAETQPAKVTDNNDPEGLGRVKVELYWNGWGNDSDWMRVVQHYAGPSRGTYYRPEIGDEVLVSFEGGNVERPYVSGSHYNGQAKPEFFDPKNSIKGWKFRFGQMLKFIEKVCIKLSDASGNEIHLDEENKNMTLTTPGTLTLNCKDLVINVGNNMSTNVTINKTDMIGLNHSENIGGTKGLDVGTDFSAIINGKYSEHIKGNFESRTEKDRHDNSKEGLNHYTEGDLNKNAQKQILNNSGENTRHN; encoded by the coding sequence ATGTCAAAATTCAGCGAACAGGTCCATATAGCCATCAATTCCTTTAGCCAGAATATCATCTATTCAGATTTGAAGCTGTCGCAAAAAATGGCCGACCACCATTATTTTTCTTTTGTATGGCAATACAGCGGAAGGGCTGTGATTGCTCCAGAAGATCAGGCAAAAGCGGTTGCAGAGCATATAGGGAGCGAAGTGATTTTCACCTTTAAGGTTAATGATATTAAATTAATGTCCAAAGGGATTATTAAAAGCCTGAAATCGGTTGATCTGCATGGCAGCCCAGCGGGACTGCACGTTACGGGAATCAGCCATACCGTGGTCCTGAGCGATATGAAAAAGTCAAGAATTTTTCTGAACAAAACCCTGCAGCAGATTGCGTTGGAAATTTTTGCGGAAGAAAGTTCGGGAGAGTTTTACCAAAGAGAAGCCATCAAACCCACACTCACTAAAACTTTTGGCTGCAAGCCGCAGTACAATGAAACGGGTTTCGAATTCATGAAAAGGCTTTCGGCGCGCTATGGAGAATGGTTTTATTTTGACGGAATGCGGATGCAGTTCGGGCAGCTGAAATCCAGCAGGGTCGAACTCATTGCAGGATCTTCGCTCCATGGATTCACCTATGAGGCAAATCTGGTTTCGAGTAAAATTTCATTAGGAGGGTATGATTACAGTTCAGCGTCAAATATTCGAAATTCATCGCTCAAAACCGCAGCGGGAAGCCGAGATAGGTTCGCCATTTCTATGGGGTGGAATCAGGACGCCATAACCAATTCAGATTTAAGCGTTGGCGCCTACACCAATAATGCCCAGAATAAGGAAGAAATCGAAGAAATGGTCAGGCTTCAGACAGCGGGAAGCGATGCCAACAGAATTTTTTACAGCGGGATTTCCTATTATCCTATTGGTTTGGGACAGGTTTTCGTGATTCATAACAAAGAAATCAGACATGATTTGGTGGCCATAGAAGTTGTGCACCACTCAGAAGTAAACGGAAACTACCGCTGCGAGTTCAGGGCAATCCCTTCAGATGTTGCGGCGCCGCATTATACAGATGTAAAAGCTTTTGCCGAAGCCGAAACCCAACCCGCAAAAGTAACAGACAACAACGACCCCGAAGGTCTGGGGCGCGTAAAAGTGGAGCTTTACTGGAACGGCTGGGGAAACGATAGCGACTGGATGCGCGTGGTGCAGCATTACGCAGGCCCGTCAAGAGGCACGTATTACAGGCCCGAAATTGGCGATGAAGTGCTGGTAAGTTTTGAAGGCGGCAATGTCGAGAGACCATACGTATCAGGTTCGCATTATAACGGACAGGCAAAACCGGAGTTCTTTGACCCTAAAAACAGCATAAAAGGCTGGAAGTTCAGATTTGGACAGATGCTTAAGTTTATAGAAAAAGTGTGCATCAAGCTCTCTGATGCGAGCGGGAATGAAATTCATTTGGATGAGGAGAATAAAAATATGACATTAACAACTCCAGGCACTTTAACTCTTAACTGTAAAGACCTTGTCATTAATGTGGGAAATAATATGTCAACGAATGTTACAATAAATAAAACCGATATGATCGGATTAAATCATAGTGAAAATATTGGAGGAACAAAAGGACTTGATGTTGGAACTGATTTTAGTGCCATTATTAATGGAAAATACTCTGAACATATTAAAGGGAATTTTGAATCTAGAACCGAAAAGGACAGACATGACAATAGCAAGGAAGGTTTAAATCATTATACCGAAGGCGATTTGAATAAGAACGCCCAAAAACAGATACTAAATAACAGTGGAGAAAACACCAGACATAATTAA
- a CDS encoding type VI secretion system amidase effector protein Tae4 — MDFEKMIPLQLMQRVILATSGGVQARGIAPTRPKWDDMIKNYPDTSVNVATLYSDIGNGLINLYSKAPEDWENTCSFRMSRGLNLSGFKLPKDNSKYRERGSSGGVHTGASIGDKKYYYWYRVKELGKYLEENLGSPEFDVTLKKADVGEKKVGLSITDWSKLRKLKGIVMFKVSGWGNASGHFTLWDGKNLIYPGEPQHNDPSSEYYYFNMKYERYNPIKKKNIVIQTDEIKLWELK, encoded by the coding sequence ATGGATTTTGAGAAAATGATCCCATTACAATTAATGCAACGTGTTATTCTAGCTACATCTGGCGGTGTTCAGGCAAGAGGAATAGCTCCAACAAGACCAAAATGGGATGATATGATTAAAAATTACCCAGATACTTCTGTAAATGTCGCTACTCTATATAGTGACATAGGTAATGGTTTAATAAATTTATACAGCAAAGCACCCGAAGATTGGGAAAATACTTGTTCTTTTAGGATGAGTAGAGGATTAAATTTAAGTGGTTTTAAACTTCCTAAAGATAATTCAAAGTATAGAGAAAGAGGCTCTAGTGGAGGAGTACATACTGGGGCAAGTATAGGAGATAAAAAATATTATTATTGGTATAGAGTAAAAGAATTAGGAAAATACTTAGAAGAAAACCTAGGTTCACCAGAATTTGATGTAACACTCAAAAAAGCTGATGTAGGTGAAAAAAAAGTTGGATTATCAATTACTGATTGGTCTAAATTAAGAAAACTTAAGGGAATTGTGATGTTTAAAGTTTCTGGATGGGGAAATGCTTCAGGTCATTTTACTTTATGGGATGGTAAAAATTTAATATATCCTGGAGAACCACAACATAATGATCCATCAAGTGAATATTACTATTTTAATATGAAATATGAGCGATATAACCCCATTAAGAAAAAAAATATTGTTATACAAACAGACGAAATAAAGCTATGGGAACTAAAATAA
- a CDS encoding HK97 family phage prohead protease, whose translation MKHTFLVSDETVNSYGFRILTDGIDTTRFEKNPIMLYMHDTPMVIGRWENLQKRDGKLFADAVFDEADPFAKEVMGKVERGFLKATSLGIRHDRDALLKDDNGDYLKECELIEISIVAIPSNGNALKLYTDNFDTVQLKLNHLSDVNSIATLLNLPSGAEKDKLVLGAVKTLKLENDTLKLKLKKVDNAQQQEAGEMIDLAISRRLLQPALREIFVKQFSDDFYEAKKNLLQLFPIKTVSLWEMQETERLKNAKSDKDKSEWTLEDYRKHAPNELASNPEMFKKLLKEEYKN comes from the coding sequence ATGAAACACACATTTTTAGTTTCTGATGAAACTGTTAACAGTTACGGTTTTAGAATCTTGACGGACGGAATTGACACCACACGTTTTGAGAAAAACCCAATCATGCTTTATATGCATGATACCCCAATGGTTATTGGACGTTGGGAAAACCTACAAAAGAGAGACGGTAAATTGTTTGCTGATGCCGTTTTCGATGAAGCTGACCCATTTGCAAAAGAAGTAATGGGAAAAGTTGAGAGAGGATTTCTAAAAGCTACAAGTCTCGGTATTAGACACGACAGAGATGCATTGCTTAAGGATGATAACGGCGATTATCTGAAAGAATGCGAATTGATAGAAATTTCGATTGTTGCAATTCCAAGCAATGGAAACGCTCTAAAATTATACACTGATAATTTTGATACAGTACAACTAAAACTTAATCATTTAAGTGATGTAAATTCAATTGCCACACTTTTAAATCTGCCAAGCGGGGCAGAAAAAGACAAACTGGTTCTGGGGGCAGTCAAGACTTTGAAACTTGAAAACGATACTCTAAAATTAAAGCTTAAAAAAGTTGATAACGCCCAACAACAGGAGGCTGGCGAAATGATTGATTTAGCAATCAGCAGACGTTTACTACAGCCAGCACTTAGAGAAATTTTCGTTAAACAATTTAGTGATGATTTCTATGAAGCGAAGAAAAATCTTTTACAGCTGTTCCCTATAAAAACAGTATCACTTTGGGAAATGCAGGAAACCGAGAGGTTAAAAAATGCTAAATCTGATAAAGATAAATCTGAATGGACTTTAGAAGATTACAGAAAGCATGCTCCTAACGAACTGGCTTCAAATCCCGAAATGTTTAAAAAATTACTTAAGGAAGAGTATAAAAACTAA